Proteins from a genomic interval of Sphingobacterium lactis:
- a CDS encoding AraC family transcriptional regulator produces MNKIPVLEQCTVSYQEDKHFLADRLEIYLGKNNNLVFPHRHNFYQMVLFLSGGGKHEIDFREYQISRGQVYFMGPGQVHTWMFEDNITGFIVNFDIDYFKSLLLQPDYIENLNLFSTLQTGVFDLDEVVVREVTSLLHQLIDLNTQAVGIDVKRSLLLYILLKLDQAYRPSHSNKTIDYHMVLIKNFKSLVDQHYKALHLPKEYAELLFVTPNHLNSVCKEYLGQQAGEVIRNRILLEAKRLLILPDWTVSQVAYELNFNDNSYFTKFFKKIVGMTPEEFRRSQWKQN; encoded by the coding sequence ATGAACAAGATACCTGTTTTAGAGCAATGTACGGTTTCCTATCAGGAGGATAAGCATTTTTTGGCAGATCGCTTGGAGATATATTTGGGCAAGAATAATAACCTTGTTTTTCCTCATCGGCACAATTTCTACCAAATGGTGTTATTTCTTTCCGGAGGGGGAAAACATGAGATAGACTTTCGGGAATATCAGATAAGCCGCGGGCAGGTGTATTTCATGGGGCCGGGGCAAGTGCATACATGGATGTTCGAGGATAACATAACAGGATTTATCGTGAACTTTGATATCGATTATTTTAAATCCTTGTTGCTACAGCCCGATTATATCGAGAACCTCAATCTGTTCTCTACTTTACAGACGGGTGTCTTTGATTTGGATGAGGTCGTGGTCCGTGAGGTCACCTCACTGCTGCATCAACTGATTGATCTGAACACGCAAGCGGTGGGTATAGATGTCAAGCGGTCGTTATTGTTATACATCCTGTTGAAGTTGGACCAAGCCTACCGGCCGAGCCATTCCAACAAGACAATTGATTACCACATGGTGTTGATCAAGAACTTTAAATCGTTGGTGGACCAACATTATAAAGCGTTGCACCTGCCTAAGGAATATGCAGAATTGCTTTTCGTAACACCGAACCACCTGAATTCCGTTTGCAAGGAATATCTGGGACAGCAGGCAGGGGAGGTCATTCGGAATCGGATTTTATTGGAAGCAAAGCGGTTGCTCATTCTACCGGACTGGACAGTATCGCAGGTTGCCTATGAACTGAATTTCAATGACAACTCATATTTCACGAAATTTTTTAAGAAAATAGTCGGGATGACACCCGAAGAATTTAGGAGATCACAATGGAAGCAAAATTAA
- a CDS encoding DUF983 domain-containing protein — protein MLVRCPACDLKFEKEPGYFYVAMYVSYAMSVAELIAACVATYVLTGNLESPWLYVIVALAVTLILAPFNNRYSRIILLYWMTPSFKFNEQVFQRVNNEANTKK, from the coding sequence ATGTTGGTGAGATGCCCGGCATGTGACCTGAAATTCGAGAAGGAACCGGGTTATTTCTACGTAGCCATGTACGTAAGCTATGCCATGAGCGTGGCTGAACTGATCGCCGCCTGTGTGGCCACCTATGTATTGACAGGAAACTTGGAAAGCCCTTGGCTCTATGTCATTGTCGCCCTAGCCGTGACTTTGATCCTGGCGCCATTCAATAACCGGTATTCCCGAATTATCCTCCTGTACTGGATGACCCCATCCTTCAAATTCAATGAACAGGTATTCCAACGGGTAAACAACGAAGCGAATACAAAGAAATAA
- the galE gene encoding UDP-glucose 4-epimerase GalE, which yields MSKILVTGGTGFIGSHTVVELHNAGYTPVIIDNLSNSSVKILDQIEKIIGVRPEFHEFDLCDTEKVNAFVAANPDIKGIIHFAASKAVGESVQNPLKYYHNNFFSLINLLEAYREKPINFVFSSSCTVYGEPDTLPVTESAPVKKATSPYGNTKQIAEEILEETAQAAKNYNIIALRYFNPVGAHSSAMIGELPIGVPQNLLPFITQTAIGKREKVTVFGADYDTPDGSAIRDYIHVVDLAKAHVAAIKLLEKGNPAGNYDVFNVGTGNGYSVLEAISAFEKASGQKLNYAIGPRREGDIVKVWGDVTKSTKELGWTAELGIDEMMSSAWAWEKYLKDNPIE from the coding sequence ATGAGCAAAATATTAGTAACCGGAGGAACAGGATTTATCGGATCCCATACCGTAGTAGAATTGCACAATGCAGGTTATACACCTGTCATTATCGATAACTTGTCCAACTCCTCTGTTAAGATTCTCGATCAGATTGAAAAGATTATCGGTGTAAGACCCGAGTTCCATGAATTCGATCTATGTGATACCGAAAAGGTGAACGCTTTTGTTGCCGCAAATCCAGATATCAAGGGAATCATCCACTTTGCTGCATCGAAAGCAGTGGGCGAATCCGTTCAGAATCCGTTAAAATATTACCATAACAACTTCTTCTCGTTGATCAACCTATTGGAGGCATACCGTGAAAAGCCGATCAATTTCGTGTTCTCTTCAAGCTGTACCGTCTACGGAGAACCTGACACCCTTCCTGTGACGGAGTCCGCTCCAGTAAAGAAAGCGACCTCCCCGTACGGAAACACCAAGCAGATTGCAGAAGAAATATTGGAAGAAACCGCTCAAGCAGCGAAAAACTACAACATCATTGCACTGCGCTACTTCAATCCTGTAGGTGCGCACAGCTCAGCGATGATCGGCGAATTGCCAATCGGCGTACCGCAGAACCTGTTGCCATTTATTACGCAGACAGCAATCGGTAAGCGTGAGAAAGTTACGGTATTCGGTGCTGATTACGATACACCGGATGGATCCGCAATCCGCGATTACATTCATGTCGTTGACTTAGCTAAAGCACACGTCGCTGCAATAAAATTATTGGAAAAAGGTAACCCTGCCGGAAATTACGATGTATTCAATGTGGGTACAGGAAATGGATATTCCGTATTGGAGGCAATTTCGGCATTCGAGAAAGCATCTGGTCAGAAATTGAATTATGCCATCGGTCCACGTCGTGAAGGCGATATCGTGAAGGTATGGGGCGATGTCACAAAATCCACCAAAGAATTGGGCTGGACCGCCGAGCTGGGCATTGACGAAATGATGTCCTCAGCATGGGCTTGGGAAAAATATTTGAAGGACAATCCCATTGAGTAG
- a CDS encoding UDP-glucuronic acid decarboxylase family protein: MQENKRKRILITGAAGFLGSHLCDRFIDEGFHVIGMDNLVTGDLQNIEHLFHLPNFEFYHHDVSKFVHVPGELHYILHFASPASPIDYLKIPIQTLKVGSLGTHNLLGLAKSKKARILVASTSEVYGDPLVSPQDEEYWGNVNPVGPRGVYDEAKRFQEAMTMAYHNFHGLETRIARIFNTFGPRMRLQDGRALPTFIAQALQGHDLTVYGDGTQTRSFIFVSDQVEGICKLLFSDYHLPVNIGNPEEMNLLDAAKEIIQLTESTSKIIFQPLPIDDPKQRRPDIRRAKEILQWEPKVSRRDGLLETIAYYKTLFNKTENK; encoded by the coding sequence GTGCAGGAAAACAAGCGCAAACGAATACTGATCACTGGAGCTGCAGGTTTCTTAGGTTCTCACCTATGCGACCGCTTTATTGATGAAGGTTTTCATGTCATCGGAATGGATAACCTCGTGACCGGTGACCTGCAGAATATCGAGCATCTCTTTCACCTGCCGAACTTTGAGTTTTACCATCATGATGTCTCCAAGTTTGTCCACGTACCGGGAGAACTGCATTATATCCTGCACTTCGCCTCACCTGCCAGTCCCATCGATTACCTGAAGATACCCATTCAGACGCTGAAAGTCGGTTCCTTGGGAACACATAACCTATTGGGCCTGGCCAAAAGTAAAAAGGCACGCATCTTGGTGGCCTCTACGTCTGAAGTATATGGCGATCCGCTGGTTTCCCCACAGGATGAGGAATATTGGGGAAATGTCAATCCGGTTGGCCCACGTGGCGTCTACGATGAAGCCAAGCGCTTTCAGGAGGCCATGACCATGGCCTACCATAATTTCCATGGCCTGGAGACCCGTATCGCTCGAATCTTCAACACATTTGGTCCACGCATGCGCCTGCAGGATGGGCGTGCATTGCCCACCTTCATCGCACAAGCGCTGCAAGGCCATGACCTGACCGTCTATGGCGATGGCACGCAGACACGCTCCTTTATCTTCGTTTCCGATCAGGTAGAGGGCATCTGCAAATTGTTGTTCAGCGATTACCACCTTCCGGTCAATATTGGAAATCCCGAAGAGATGAATCTTTTGGATGCGGCCAAGGAAATCATTCAGCTGACGGAAAGTACGTCAAAGATTATTTTCCAACCCTTACCGATCGACGACCCAAAACAGCGCCGTCCGGACATTCGCAGGGCAAAGGAAATCTTGCAGTGGGAACCCAAGGTGTCGCGGAGAGATGGCCTATTGGAAACAATAGCTTATTACAAGACATTATTCAACAAAACAGAAAATAAATAG
- a CDS encoding 3-deoxy-D-manno-octulosonic acid transferase: protein MRLLYDLGIFLYGALLRLLAPFHAKAKLWVDGRKDIFKHIEQTVEPNQKYIWFHFASLGEFEQGRSVMEQIKQHYPSEKIIVTFFSPSGYEIRKNTPLADHVFYLPEDTASNARRLLDLIQPKFAVFTKYEYWYHYFRELRKRKIRLLMISAIFREEQLFFKNYGGFYRSILKDVSFFFTQNTESVNMLKWIGITNAGLAGDTRFDRVVELPRQHRDIPAVQQFVGHHPTLVAGSTWPADEELLHALLAKHADWKVVIAPHEIHAEHIQQLKRLFPDALLYSAFSSYTTTQIVEASVLLIDNIGMLSSLYHYGRIAYIGGGFGAGIHNTLEAATYGMPVIFGPKYEKFQEAVDLIELGAGFSISTAQELEDVFHALQDSGKVRIASDAAKRYVQQRSGATQIVMKYITTEKLLG from the coding sequence ATGCGTTTACTTTACGATTTGGGGATATTTCTATACGGTGCACTGCTGCGGTTGCTTGCACCATTCCACGCGAAGGCCAAGCTATGGGTCGACGGCCGGAAGGATATCTTCAAGCACATAGAGCAAACGGTTGAACCCAACCAGAAATACATTTGGTTCCACTTTGCGTCCCTCGGTGAATTTGAGCAGGGAAGGTCCGTTATGGAGCAGATAAAACAGCACTATCCGTCGGAAAAAATAATTGTAACTTTTTTTTCGCCTTCGGGCTATGAGATCCGAAAAAATACGCCCTTAGCGGATCACGTATTCTATTTGCCAGAAGACACAGCCAGTAATGCGCGGCGATTACTGGACCTCATCCAGCCCAAATTTGCCGTGTTTACCAAATATGAATATTGGTACCATTATTTCCGTGAACTCCGGAAAAGAAAGATCCGTTTATTGATGATTTCGGCCATCTTTAGGGAAGAGCAACTGTTCTTTAAGAATTATGGCGGGTTTTACAGATCCATATTGAAGGACGTTTCATTTTTCTTCACGCAGAACACCGAGAGTGTCAACATGTTGAAATGGATCGGGATCACGAATGCCGGTCTTGCCGGCGATACCCGCTTTGATCGGGTGGTGGAATTGCCTAGACAGCATCGGGACATCCCCGCAGTGCAGCAATTTGTCGGCCACCATCCTACATTGGTTGCCGGAAGTACCTGGCCAGCCGATGAAGAGCTCCTGCATGCTTTGTTGGCAAAACATGCCGATTGGAAGGTGGTGATTGCTCCCCATGAAATCCATGCCGAACATATCCAGCAATTAAAACGTCTTTTCCCCGATGCACTTTTGTATTCAGCATTCAGCAGCTATACAACCACGCAGATTGTTGAAGCCAGCGTATTACTGATCGATAATATCGGGATGCTGTCTTCCCTTTACCATTACGGTCGGATTGCCTATATCGGTGGTGGGTTTGGCGCCGGAATACACAATACCCTAGAAGCGGCAACCTACGGTATGCCGGTGATTTTCGGGCCCAAATACGAAAAGTTTCAGGAGGCGGTGGATCTGATCGAGCTGGGAGCGGGATTCTCCATTTCTACTGCTCAGGAGCTGGAAGATGTTTTCCATGCCCTTCAGGATAGCGGAAAGGTCAGGATTGCGAGCGATGCCGCGAAAAGATATGTTCAACAGCGTTCCGGTGCAACCCAAATTGTGATGAAGTATATAACTACGGAGAAGTTATTGGGTTAA
- a CDS encoding GH92 family glycosyl hydrolase, with translation MFKSNLSRLRSAWRRGKMALPVVLFCISGQAVTAQQTEVDYVNPYMGNISHLLVPTYPTVHLPNSLLRVYPERADYTSDQLKGLPLIVTSHRGSSAFNLSPISAGSRELAPVLQYSYDQEQIKPYTYSVYLDRDEIQVDYAVSHQAAIYALRFEKPGNPQLIFNTKKGDLTWDGKGLSGSQDIGNNTKVYLYAEFDKQPQSIDQVKDGKLTKSKAVSGDQANLVLSFAGDAKDLKVRYGISFIDAKQAKANLQREIKHYDIAKVKSEGKSIWNAALGKLKVEGTNETDKHIFYTSLYRTFERPVNISEGGRYFSAFDGKVHNDGGKPFFTDDWIWDSYRAHHPLNVLIDTEKEGNILQSFVRMSEQMDNFWLPTFPEINGDSRRMNSNHGVAAILDAYEKGVRNFDIEEAYRAAKGGITEKTLAPWSGKAAGKMDQFFKEKGYIPALYPGEKEIYPEVHHFEKRQPIAVTLGTSYDLWCLAQLAKHLGKMDDYDKFMKQSFNYRNVFNEQTKFFHPKDEAGKFIEPFDYVFSGGQGAREYYGENNAWIYRWDVQHNIPDLINLMGGDEQFVHYLDEMFIQPLGKSKFDFYQQLPDHTGNVGQFSMANEPSLHIPYLYNYAGQPWMTQKRIKTLIKQWFRNDLMGVPGDEDGGGLSSFVVFSQLGFYPVTPGSPVYSIGSPFFEKSTISLSNGKTFTVIAKGASDTNKYIQSASLNGRELNKPQISHADILQGGTLEFVMGPKANRNWGTTK, from the coding sequence ATGTTCAAGAGCAATCTTTCGAGACTACGTTCTGCCTGGCGTCGGGGGAAAATGGCATTGCCCGTTGTCTTATTCTGCATCTCTGGCCAAGCGGTTACGGCCCAACAGACCGAGGTAGATTATGTGAACCCGTATATGGGTAATATTTCCCACCTATTGGTACCCACCTACCCTACGGTTCACCTGCCCAATTCATTGTTGAGGGTATATCCCGAAAGGGCTGATTATACCTCGGATCAATTAAAGGGTCTTCCATTGATCGTTACGAGCCACCGCGGTAGTTCGGCATTCAATCTGAGTCCGATCAGCGCCGGAAGTCGCGAATTAGCGCCCGTCCTGCAATACAGCTATGATCAGGAGCAAATTAAACCCTACACCTACTCGGTATATTTGGATCGCGATGAGATCCAGGTAGACTACGCTGTTTCTCACCAAGCGGCAATCTATGCGCTTCGCTTTGAAAAGCCCGGCAACCCACAATTGATTTTCAATACCAAAAAGGGCGATCTGACCTGGGATGGCAAAGGACTGTCGGGAAGCCAGGATATTGGCAACAACACCAAAGTTTACCTTTATGCGGAATTTGATAAGCAGCCCCAATCCATCGATCAGGTTAAGGACGGAAAATTGACGAAGAGCAAAGCTGTTTCTGGCGATCAGGCCAATCTTGTACTTTCTTTCGCAGGAGATGCAAAGGATCTCAAGGTACGCTATGGCATTTCCTTTATTGACGCAAAACAGGCCAAAGCCAATTTACAGCGTGAAATAAAACATTATGATATTGCGAAAGTAAAATCAGAAGGGAAATCCATCTGGAATGCAGCATTGGGCAAGCTGAAGGTGGAAGGCACCAATGAAACGGACAAACACATCTTCTATACGTCCCTATACCGCACCTTTGAAAGACCGGTGAACATCTCTGAAGGGGGGCGGTATTTCTCCGCATTTGACGGGAAGGTCCATAACGATGGCGGCAAGCCATTCTTCACGGATGATTGGATTTGGGACTCCTACCGTGCGCATCACCCGCTCAATGTGCTGATCGACACGGAAAAGGAAGGTAATATCTTACAGTCCTTTGTCCGCATGTCCGAACAGATGGATAATTTCTGGCTGCCTACCTTTCCGGAGATCAATGGCGATAGCCGCCGGATGAACTCCAACCACGGTGTTGCGGCAATTCTGGATGCCTACGAAAAGGGAGTTCGGAATTTTGACATCGAGGAAGCCTACCGTGCTGCCAAAGGAGGTATTACGGAAAAAACGTTGGCACCATGGTCGGGCAAAGCTGCCGGCAAAATGGACCAATTTTTCAAGGAAAAGGGCTATATCCCAGCATTATATCCTGGTGAAAAAGAAATCTACCCAGAGGTCCATCACTTCGAAAAACGACAACCCATTGCCGTTACCCTAGGAACCTCGTATGACCTGTGGTGTTTGGCCCAATTAGCCAAACATTTAGGCAAAATGGACGACTACGATAAATTCATGAAGCAATCTTTCAACTATAGAAATGTATTCAATGAGCAGACGAAATTCTTCCATCCAAAGGATGAAGCTGGCAAATTCATCGAACCATTCGATTATGTCTTTTCTGGAGGACAGGGTGCGCGTGAATATTATGGGGAAAACAATGCCTGGATCTATCGTTGGGACGTGCAACACAACATCCCTGATCTGATCAACTTGATGGGAGGAGACGAGCAATTTGTCCATTACTTGGATGAGATGTTCATCCAACCTTTGGGAAAATCGAAATTTGACTTCTACCAGCAGTTGCCAGACCATACCGGAAATGTCGGTCAGTTCTCGATGGCCAATGAACCATCTCTGCATATCCCTTACCTGTACAATTACGCAGGTCAACCGTGGATGACCCAGAAACGCATCAAAACATTGATCAAACAATGGTTCCGCAACGACCTGATGGGTGTACCGGGCGATGAAGACGGCGGAGGCCTTTCCTCATTCGTTGTATTTTCCCAATTGGGTTTTTATCCTGTCACACCGGGTTCACCAGTATATAGCATTGGTTCCCCGTTCTTTGAAAAATCGACCATCTCACTTTCTAATGGCAAAACCTTCACCGTAATTGCCAAAGGGGCATCCGATACCAATAAGTACATTCAATCGGCAAGCCTGAACGGACGTGAACTCAACAAGCCACAGATTTCCCATGCAGATATCCTGCAGGGAGGGACACTTGAGTTTGTCATGGGGCCGAAGGCGAACCGCAACTGGGGAACCACAAAATAA
- a CDS encoding glycerophosphodiester phosphodiesterase family protein, giving the protein MKIVKIILLLISSVSLHMHSYAQDTVIYAHRGFRGLMPENSIPAMKNALHHGADILEMDIAITKDKQAVISHDPWLDPLITLDAQGSAITNTKDKPIQDYTYAEIKSFDVGSKQHPDFPKQQNFPTYIPRLADLIDSVEHYVQEKGLPKPWYSIETKTSPKRDHKVTPAPEEFVRILMDVVISKGIGDRVIIQSFDERTLEIVHSKFPKVKTMLNVSKGTLEENLARLTFKLDYYAPIPALIDAALVQQCAEKGIKLLCGNTNNKAEIDRVLKLGVKEYCTDYPYADLP; this is encoded by the coding sequence ATGAAAATCGTAAAAATCATCCTGTTGCTGATTAGCAGCGTTTCACTACACATGCACAGTTATGCGCAAGACACCGTAATCTATGCCCATCGGGGGTTCCGGGGATTGATGCCCGAAAACAGCATCCCCGCCATGAAAAATGCATTGCACCATGGCGCCGATATCCTGGAAATGGACATTGCGATCACCAAGGATAAACAAGCGGTGATATCCCATGATCCGTGGTTGGACCCTTTGATCACATTGGATGCCCAAGGCAGCGCCATAACAAATACCAAGGACAAACCGATACAAGATTATACATATGCGGAAATAAAAAGCTTTGATGTCGGATCCAAACAGCATCCCGACTTCCCTAAGCAGCAGAACTTTCCAACTTACATTCCTCGGTTGGCCGACCTAATCGATTCCGTTGAGCACTATGTGCAGGAAAAAGGACTCCCGAAACCCTGGTACAGCATCGAGACAAAGACTTCACCAAAACGGGATCATAAAGTGACTCCTGCACCGGAGGAATTTGTCCGCATTCTCATGGACGTCGTCATTTCCAAAGGAATTGGTGATCGCGTGATCATCCAATCTTTTGACGAGCGGACCTTGGAAATAGTCCATAGCAAATTCCCCAAAGTAAAAACCATGCTGAACGTCAGTAAAGGTACCTTGGAGGAAAATTTGGCGAGATTAACGTTTAAATTGGATTACTACGCACCAATACCGGCGTTGATCGATGCAGCATTGGTTCAGCAATGCGCCGAGAAAGGCATTAAACTGTTGTGCGGAAATACCAATAATAAAGCAGAAATTGATCGGGTATTGAAATTGGGTGTCAAGGAATACTGCACCGATTACCCTTATGCCGATCTTCCCTAA
- a CDS encoding GNAT family N-acetyltransferase: MIIRQGKQDEAGAIAAHLLLAMEDIAYLFIGAEDKSLALRFLETLVAQQGNQYSYDNNWVVEENGHVVATALVYDGSQLHELRKPVAALVQDAYGKDFNPEDETQGGEYYIDCIGVSPDQQGKGIGSKILHHLIDEYVEKRGATLGLLVDDDNPNAKRLYERLGFKVVGEKWLMGKHLEHLQRSPAD, translated from the coding sequence ATGATTATTAGACAAGGAAAACAGGATGAAGCTGGAGCCATTGCTGCCCATCTCTTATTGGCCATGGAAGATATTGCTTACCTGTTCATTGGTGCCGAAGATAAATCCCTGGCCTTACGTTTTTTAGAAACACTCGTCGCTCAACAGGGCAACCAATATTCCTACGATAACAATTGGGTTGTTGAGGAAAATGGACACGTGGTAGCAACCGCGTTGGTTTACGACGGATCTCAACTCCACGAATTGCGCAAGCCTGTTGCTGCCTTGGTTCAAGACGCTTATGGCAAGGATTTCAATCCCGAAGATGAGACCCAGGGCGGGGAGTATTATATAGACTGTATCGGTGTAAGTCCTGATCAGCAGGGAAAAGGAATAGGTTCCAAGATATTGCACCACTTGATCGATGAGTATGTGGAAAAAAGAGGTGCAACTTTAGGGCTTTTGGTGGACGACGACAATCCAAATGCCAAGCGACTTTACGAACGACTGGGTTTCAAAGTAGTTGGTGAAAAATGGTTGATGGGCAAACATCTGGAACATCTGCAACGCAGTCCTGCAGATTAA
- a CDS encoding putative glycolipid-binding domain-containing protein — translation MKTIIWKSTYYESLEYMQWKKEAELNIFQSTVIGLKDDNHWLLQYQVITDLQWNLRSFQLHAMVNAVDWVVEGQFIHGKWSINGQERSEFENLKFIDISLTPFTNSLPIQQLNLQLGEEEPIEVMYIDVVHKELSRVQQSYVKLDKETVRYANVPKDFQAHITIDEEGLVVDYPGLFVREW, via the coding sequence ATGAAAACAATCATTTGGAAAAGCACCTATTACGAATCACTCGAATATATGCAGTGGAAAAAGGAAGCCGAGCTGAATATCTTCCAATCCACCGTTATTGGACTGAAAGACGATAACCACTGGCTTTTGCAATACCAGGTCATAACAGATTTGCAGTGGAATTTGAGATCCTTTCAATTGCATGCGATGGTGAATGCCGTTGATTGGGTGGTCGAAGGTCAGTTTATCCATGGCAAATGGAGCATCAATGGTCAGGAAAGATCGGAATTCGAAAACCTGAAATTTATCGATATTTCCTTAACACCCTTTACCAATAGCCTACCTATTCAGCAATTGAATCTCCAATTGGGGGAAGAAGAGCCCATCGAAGTAATGTATATCGATGTAGTCCATAAGGAACTATCACGCGTTCAACAAAGCTATGTTAAGCTGGACAAAGAAACTGTTCGATATGCTAATGTGCCAAAAGATTTTCAGGCGCATATCACAATTGATGAGGAAGGGCTGGTGGTGGACTATCCGGGATTATTTGTTCGCGAATGGTAG